Proteins co-encoded in one Nodularia sp. LEGE 06071 genomic window:
- a CDS encoding nucleotidyltransferase family protein, whose product MDKIISETPKNSLSPEVIALLACLKFHFHTTTVNEVRDLLRDDLNWSKLIEISIAQGVMPLLYQSLKEIDDVPRSVMMQLQTLNRMNGLNNLSQTKELLRILTQLEKSGIEAIAFKGAVLAASAYGNVTLRQFNDLDILVRRRDFWQAKAVLMSQGYESNFSEEAEIDGFETNLQISMSYKASEAEMFNARFEPSLLHSNPKRSIDLHWGIPPRRTWNPNHYDRLWEYCQPMTLMGQSIKSFIPEIALIIQSVNIAKDYGWLRSLKQICDLAQVIQAYPDLDWHLTLRLSSELRCEKLFLLGIYITQNLFNISVPDHIVSKFIQIKSLDTQIALFNSLESKTDSTLHQALYESRLISAFRNLYLVYISPLKTLDSSLNPWGLDQRLSMSLLYLYFLIRRLCVPNERDRQFLRLPQQLFFLYYFVRPIRVLWEYVLPKLYESGNKQKQ is encoded by the coding sequence ATGGATAAGATAATATCTGAAACTCCTAAAAATAGTTTATCTCCGGAAGTAATCGCTTTACTTGCTTGTCTCAAGTTCCATTTTCACACGACAACTGTTAACGAAGTCAGGGACTTACTAAGAGATGATCTTAACTGGTCTAAATTGATAGAAATTAGCATCGCTCAGGGTGTAATGCCTCTGCTGTATCAAAGTCTGAAGGAAATTGATGATGTCCCTCGCTCGGTAATGATGCAACTGCAAACACTCAATCGCATGAATGGATTGAATAATTTATCTCAAACGAAAGAGCTGTTAAGGATTTTGACGCAATTAGAAAAGTCAGGAATTGAGGCGATCGCTTTTAAGGGAGCGGTACTTGCAGCATCAGCTTATGGTAATGTGACGTTGCGCCAGTTTAATGATCTTGATATTTTGGTGCGGCGACGGGACTTTTGGCAAGCCAAAGCAGTTTTAATGAGTCAAGGCTATGAGTCTAATTTCTCAGAGGAGGCTGAAATTGATGGCTTCGAGACAAATTTGCAAATCTCTATGTCTTACAAAGCCTCTGAAGCAGAGATGTTTAACGCCAGATTTGAGCCATCATTGCTGCATAGTAACCCAAAACGTAGTATTGACTTACATTGGGGTATTCCACCGAGACGGACTTGGAACCCGAACCATTACGATCGCCTTTGGGAATATTGTCAGCCCATGACACTGATGGGTCAATCTATCAAAAGTTTCATTCCAGAAATAGCGTTAATTATTCAAAGTGTTAATATTGCTAAGGATTATGGATGGTTGCGATCGCTTAAACAAATTTGTGATCTTGCCCAAGTGATCCAAGCATATCCTGATTTAGATTGGCACTTAACTTTGCGACTATCTTCAGAGTTGCGGTGTGAGAAACTATTTTTACTGGGAATCTATATAACTCAAAATCTCTTCAATATTTCTGTACCAGATCATATTGTATCAAAATTTATTCAGATTAAATCCCTGGATACACAAATTGCACTGTTCAATTCTCTAGAGAGTAAGACAGATAGCACTTTACACCAAGCATTATATGAAAGTAGACTAATATCGGCTTTCCGCAATCTGTATTTAGTGTATATCTCACCATTAAAAACCCTAGATAGTTCATTAAATCCTTGGGGACTTGATCAAAGACTTTCAATGAGTTTATTATATTTGTATTTTCTGATCAGGAGATTATGCGTACCGAATGAACGCGATCGCCAATTTTTAAGACTTCCTCAGCAATTATTTTTTCTGTATTACTTTGTGCGTCCCATCCGCGTATTATGGGAATACGTATTGCCAAAACTCTATGAATCTGGAAATAAACAAAAACAATAA